The sequence below is a genomic window from Streptomyces sp. NBC_00582.
CTTGCGGCGCTTGGAGAACGCCGAGCGCGCGTGCGAGAACCGGTGCCACAGCTCGTCGTCGGACTTGCGGTCCAGACGCGGCAGACCCTTCCAGGTGTCCACCAGGGCCCGCAGCCGCTCACCGGCCGCCCGCCACTGGTCGGACTGCGCGAGCTGCTCCGCCTCGGCGACCAGCTCCTCCTTGGCGTGGCGCGCCTCGTCGGACTGCTTGGCCCGCTGCTGCTTGCGCTCCTCGCGGCGCGACTCGACCGACTGCACCAGCTTGTCCAGCCGGGCGCGCAGCGCGTCCAGGTCACCGACCGCGTGATGCGCGTCGACCTGCTCGCGAATGTGGTCGATGGCGACCTGGGCGTCCTTCGCCGACAGATCGGTCGTCTGCACGCGCTTCTCGAGGAGGCCGATCTCGACAACCAGGCCCTCGTACTTGCGCTCGAAGTAGGCCAATGCCTCCTCGGGGGAGCCGGCCTGCCAGGAACCGACGACCTGCTCTCCGTCGGCCGTACGCACGTACACGGTGCCCGTCTCGTCGACGCGGCCCCACGGGTCGCTGCTCACAGCGCCTCCTCCACATGATGCCTCCGAGGGGCTACGGCGCCCCTGGGCATCGTCCACAGTTTCGTCACGGCCAACATAGGCGACCGGCGGGGCGCCTGTCCGCATCCAGCGCGACCGAATTCCGCAGTTGGCCGCCCTGGACGTCAGGACTTCGTGACCGTCGCCTTGTTGATCACGACCGTCGCGTTCGGGGCTCCGTCACCGGCGCCGGTGTTCTCGCCCGCGGCGGCGATCTTCTTCAGCACCTTCATGCCCTCGGCCGAGACCGTACCGAACGGCGTGTAGCTCGGCGGGAGGGAACTGTCCTGGTAGACGAGGAAGAACTGGCTGCCGCCGGTGTGCGCCTGCCCGGTGTTGGCCATCGCCACCGTGCCCGCCGGGTAGACGTTGTCCTTGAGGCTCTTGTCCTTCAGGTTCTCGTCCGGGATGGTGTAGCCCGGTCCGCCGCTGCCGCTGCCCGTCGGGTCGCCGCACTGCAGGACGTAGATCCCGTTGGTGGTCAGGCGGTGGCACTTCGTGTGGTCGAAGTAGCCCTTGCCCGCGAGGAAGTCGAACGAGTTGACCGTGTGCGGGGCGGCGGCCGTCTTCAGCGCTATGTCGATGTCACCGCACGTCGTGGCCAGCTTCATCGTGTAGTCGGCCGACTTGTCGATGGTGACGGCCGGCTCCTTCTTCCACGACAGCTTCTTCACCGAGCCGGCGGCGGCCTTCTCGCACGGGTCCTTCACCGCGCTCGGCGAGGCCTCGGGGCTCGCCTCCGCGCTCGTGTTCGACTTGTCGTCCTTGTCGTCCTTCAGGACGCCCGTCGTGTACAGCGTGAGGCTGCCGATCACGATCACGCCGAGCACCGACGCGATCACCGAGTTGCGCATGCGCGCCTTGCGCCGCGCGGCCGTGCGGCGCTGCTGCTGCCGCAAGAACTTCTCCCGGGCGAGCTGACGCTTGCGCTGTTCCTGGGTGACCACCGGGTTCTCTCCTCGTGCGTCTCGTGACATCGACCGCTTGCGTGTGCCCCGTACCGTATATGGGTTCGCTGAGGAAACGGCAGCGCCGGTAGGCTCTGACAGCGGCTGTGCCGCCCAGAAGCCTCCCGTAATCGACACAACCAAGGACGATCGTGCT
It includes:
- a CDS encoding peptidylprolyl isomerase; its protein translation is MVTQEQRKRQLAREKFLRQQQRRTAARRKARMRNSVIASVLGVIVIGSLTLYTTGVLKDDKDDKSNTSAEASPEASPSAVKDPCEKAAAGSVKKLSWKKEPAVTIDKSADYTMKLATTCGDIDIALKTAAAPHTVNSFDFLAGKGYFDHTKCHRLTTNGIYVLQCGDPTGSGSGGPGYTIPDENLKDKSLKDNVYPAGTVAMANTGQAHTGGSQFFLVYQDSSLPPSYTPFGTVSAEGMKVLKKIAAAGENTGAGDGAPNATVVINKATVTKS